A window of the Lolium perenne isolate Kyuss_39 chromosome 7, Kyuss_2.0, whole genome shotgun sequence genome harbors these coding sequences:
- the LOC127313786 gene encoding copper transport protein ATX1, with translation MSQTVELKVGMSCQGCVGAVKRVLGKMEGVESFDVDIEQQKVTVKGNVTPDAVLQTVSKTGKKTEFWEAAPANNEPVASAVSS, from the exons ATGTCGCAG ACTGTTGAACTCAAGGTTGGCATGTCCTGCCAAGGTTGTGTTGGAGCTGTCAAGCGGGTACTCGGCAAAATGGAAG GTGTTGAGTCCTTCGATGTAGACATCGAGCAGCAGAAGGTCACTGTGAAGGGTAATGTGACGCCAGATGCTGTTCTTCAGACTGTTTCTAAGACAGGCAAGAAGACTGAATTCTGGGAGGCTGCCCCTGCAAACAACGAACCGGTGGCATCTGCAGTCTCGTCCTAA